From the genome of Edaphobacter dinghuensis, one region includes:
- a CDS encoding deoxyribonuclease IV, with amino-acid sequence MADSMKKRIGVHVGTAGGCWTAVERAVAAGANTFQIFSTSPRMWKAAPVKPEDAAKMLALRAQHDVGPVAVHASYLINLCSQTESVRANSTTAFRGEVERALALGAEYLVLHPGSWKGLTREEGLRLAAQSIERAIDGIDFTGKNFKILIENTAGAEFSLGGKLEQVAELVETLKTCAPVAVCLDTCHVHVSGYDIVSADGYIETMKLVESTVGFDAVKVWHSNDAKAAMGSKLDRHEHIGEGTIGAEAFRRLLHDARFAHAAFIAETPVDAPGDEARNVGVLRTLAAG; translated from the coding sequence ATGGCAGATTCAATGAAGAAGCGCATCGGTGTGCATGTCGGTACGGCAGGTGGATGCTGGACGGCGGTAGAGCGTGCAGTAGCAGCGGGAGCGAATACGTTCCAGATATTTTCAACGAGTCCGCGCATGTGGAAGGCTGCGCCGGTAAAGCCGGAGGACGCGGCGAAGATGCTGGCGCTGCGCGCTCAGCATGATGTGGGGCCGGTGGCCGTCCACGCGAGCTATCTGATTAATCTTTGCAGCCAGACCGAAAGCGTACGTGCGAACTCGACCACTGCGTTTCGCGGCGAGGTAGAGCGCGCTCTGGCGTTAGGTGCGGAGTATCTGGTGCTGCATCCTGGAAGTTGGAAGGGCCTGACCCGAGAGGAAGGATTGCGGCTGGCTGCGCAGTCAATCGAGCGGGCGATTGATGGGATCGACTTCACCGGGAAGAACTTCAAAATTTTGATCGAAAATACGGCCGGTGCGGAATTTTCGCTCGGCGGCAAGCTGGAGCAGGTGGCGGAGCTGGTGGAGACGTTGAAGACCTGCGCTCCGGTAGCGGTTTGCTTGGATACCTGCCATGTGCATGTGTCGGGATATGACATCGTCTCGGCGGATGGCTATATCGAGACGATGAAGCTGGTGGAGTCGACGGTGGGTTTCGATGCGGTAAAGGTCTGGCACTCGAACGACGCCAAGGCCGCGATGGGATCGAAGCTCGACCGGCATGAACATATTGGCGAAGGAACGATTGGAGCGGAGGCGTTTCGCCGGCTCTTGCACGATGCCCGATTTGCTCACGCGGCATTTATCGCCGAGACGCCGGTCGATGCTCCCGGTGATGAAGCGAGAAATGTCGGGGTTTTGCGAACGCTGGCAGCAGGGTAA
- a CDS encoding AMP-dependent synthetase/ligase gives MFDLTTLNDVLVKVTGRGERPVMRWQDATGEWRSISSTELYGRVRALSDVLRGWGLGKGDRVVILSENRWEWAVTDFATLAIGGVDVPLYPTLTAEHVGYMVRDSGAKVAVVSSKEQYDKLTTAGDMPELEHVVVMDAGEFPGTESFARLIEGAQAKQQRDAAFDAMVKGARGEDLATIIYTSGTTGEPKGAMLTHGNLASNLNVSTDPFKFSDKDSCISFLPLSHVTARHLDYAMMCNEATVAYCPKFDLLPQAMKALQPTIFVAVPRVYEKIRQAVEGKSAASPVKSRILKWALATGKTHRPETLEGKIPASMGWKLANKLVFGKIREAFGGRVEVFISGGAPLGMDTAGWFADAGIRIFEGYGLTETSPVIGLNYPNAHRIGTVGKAVPNVQCRFAADGELEVKGPSIFPGYWKKEKETAEVFTPDGWFKTGDIGKIDEDGFLSITDRKKELLKTSGGKFIAPQPIENRLKANTLVAHAAMVGDKHKFACVLISPNFAALEGWAKGQGIAVGDHAALVKDAKVVKLYQEIVDKVNADLASYESMKRMYVVPDEWSVEGDELTPSMKLKRRVVEKKYEKAIAAFYADEATAKVR, from the coding sequence ATGTTTGACCTGACGACTTTGAACGATGTTCTGGTGAAGGTTACGGGGCGGGGTGAGCGTCCTGTAATGCGATGGCAGGATGCGACGGGGGAGTGGAGGTCGATCTCTTCGACCGAACTTTATGGACGGGTGCGGGCGCTGTCCGATGTGCTGCGCGGATGGGGGCTAGGTAAGGGCGACCGGGTCGTAATCCTTTCAGAAAACCGCTGGGAGTGGGCGGTAACGGACTTTGCTACGCTGGCAATCGGCGGAGTCGATGTGCCGCTTTATCCAACATTGACGGCGGAACATGTCGGTTACATGGTACGGGACTCCGGTGCGAAGGTGGCCGTCGTCTCTTCGAAGGAACAATATGACAAGCTGACCACCGCCGGAGACATGCCGGAGCTGGAGCATGTCGTGGTGATGGACGCCGGAGAGTTTCCCGGCACGGAGAGCTTTGCCAGGCTGATCGAAGGTGCGCAGGCAAAGCAGCAGCGGGACGCGGCATTCGATGCGATGGTGAAGGGCGCGCGCGGAGAGGATCTGGCGACGATCATCTATACGTCGGGGACGACCGGCGAGCCGAAGGGCGCGATGCTGACGCATGGCAATCTGGCCAGCAATCTGAATGTTTCAACCGATCCGTTTAAGTTTTCGGATAAAGATAGCTGCATCTCGTTTTTGCCGCTGTCGCATGTGACGGCGCGACACCTGGACTACGCGATGATGTGCAATGAAGCGACGGTGGCCTATTGCCCGAAGTTCGATCTGCTGCCGCAGGCCATGAAGGCGTTGCAACCGACAATCTTTGTAGCGGTGCCGCGGGTCTACGAGAAGATTCGTCAGGCGGTGGAAGGGAAGTCGGCTGCGTCGCCCGTGAAGTCTAGGATTCTGAAGTGGGCGCTGGCGACAGGCAAGACACACAGGCCGGAGACGCTGGAGGGGAAGATTCCGGCGAGTATGGGATGGAAGCTGGCGAACAAGCTGGTGTTCGGCAAGATTCGCGAGGCATTTGGCGGACGCGTAGAGGTGTTTATCTCCGGCGGCGCTCCTTTAGGCATGGACACAGCAGGATGGTTTGCCGATGCAGGGATTCGGATATTTGAAGGCTACGGACTGACAGAGACTTCACCTGTGATTGGATTGAATTATCCGAACGCGCACAGAATTGGAACTGTGGGCAAAGCGGTGCCGAATGTGCAGTGTCGGTTTGCCGCGGATGGCGAGCTTGAGGTGAAGGGGCCTTCAATCTTTCCGGGCTACTGGAAGAAAGAGAAGGAGACGGCAGAGGTATTTACACCGGACGGCTGGTTCAAAACAGGCGACATCGGAAAGATAGACGAAGATGGATTTCTGTCGATTACGGACAGAAAGAAAGAGCTGCTGAAGACCAGTGGTGGAAAGTTCATTGCTCCGCAGCCGATTGAGAACAGGCTGAAGGCGAATACGCTGGTAGCGCACGCGGCGATGGTGGGCGACAAGCACAAGTTTGCCTGCGTGCTGATTTCTCCTAACTTTGCGGCGTTGGAAGGATGGGCCAAAGGGCAGGGCATCGCTGTGGGAGATCATGCTGCGCTGGTAAAAGATGCCAAAGTAGTGAAGCTCTATCAGGAGATTGTAGACAAGGTGAACGCCGATCTGGCCAGCTACGAGAGCATGAAGCGAATGTACGTTGTGCCGGATGAGTGGTCAGTGGAAGGCGATGAGTTGACGCCGAGCATGAAGCTGAAGCGGCGCGTGGTCGAGAAGAAATACGAGAAGGCGATCGCGGCATTCTATGCCGATGAGGCTACGGCAAAGGTGCGGTAG
- a CDS encoding peroxidase family protein, which yields MKVLKAIGIAAGGALAAAAAVKILRSGRCKQVLLDGFNRTCVRVDQKIGWPALPVPLALGVLAGYRNTVREKNLTDTNTPDTVPGTPPSYPNVVTARTPDGTFNDLKCPFMGSAGARFGRNVPLEETWQQKMPELMTPSPRVVSLELMTRNEFTPAKTLNLLAAAWLQFQIRDWFSHGKSVKEDPWQVPLAQNDTWHENPMQVLRVMPDPTRTPADEGKPLTYVNTETHWWDGSQLYGSTADYRAKVRTGVDGKIFVGKDHLVHPDPTALVQLQSAALVGWWVGLELFFTLFTLEHNAICDRLKQEYPEWGDDDLFEHARLINAAIIAKIHTVEWTTAILGHPVLQIAMRSNWWGLAGEHIKNLFGRLSGSELISGIPGSETDHFGVPYSLTEEFVAVYRMHPLIPDDITFWSRETGDVLQKLNFQQIAGNDAQNICDSVHIEDLLYSFGLMNPGAVVLHNYPKTLQHFVRPDGILMDLAAHDIMRCRELGVPRYTKFRKLLNLRPVTTFEELTPNVEWREEIRRVYNNDIDSVDLIVGLFAEKPPEGFGFSDTAFRIFILMASRRLNSDRFFTTDFTEDVYSKAGMDWIRDSTLSTVLLRHYPSLAPALEGVENGFAPWKAKGAQT from the coding sequence ATGAAAGTGCTGAAAGCAATTGGAATTGCGGCCGGAGGTGCGCTTGCGGCCGCCGCCGCGGTAAAAATTCTTCGTAGTGGACGATGCAAACAGGTACTTCTTGACGGGTTCAATCGAACCTGTGTTCGGGTAGACCAGAAGATCGGTTGGCCGGCGTTGCCGGTTCCGTTGGCGCTCGGGGTTCTGGCCGGCTACCGAAATACGGTGCGAGAGAAGAATCTCACCGACACCAATACGCCGGACACCGTGCCGGGAACTCCTCCGAGCTATCCCAATGTAGTGACGGCTCGCACGCCGGATGGAACGTTCAACGACCTGAAGTGCCCCTTCATGGGAAGCGCGGGCGCACGATTTGGGCGCAACGTTCCTTTGGAGGAGACCTGGCAGCAGAAGATGCCGGAGCTGATGACGCCGAGTCCGCGTGTAGTGAGCCTGGAGCTGATGACTCGCAATGAATTTACGCCCGCGAAGACATTGAATCTATTAGCGGCGGCGTGGCTGCAGTTTCAGATTCGTGACTGGTTCAGCCATGGCAAGAGTGTCAAGGAAGATCCGTGGCAGGTGCCGTTGGCACAGAATGACACCTGGCACGAGAACCCGATGCAGGTTTTGCGAGTCATGCCCGACCCAACGCGGACCCCTGCGGATGAGGGCAAGCCGCTTACCTACGTCAACACGGAGACGCACTGGTGGGACGGCTCGCAGCTTTATGGCAGCACGGCGGACTATCGTGCGAAGGTACGTACGGGAGTTGACGGCAAGATCTTCGTCGGTAAGGATCATCTAGTTCATCCCGACCCGACTGCGCTCGTGCAGTTGCAATCTGCTGCGCTGGTGGGATGGTGGGTGGGACTCGAACTCTTTTTTACGCTGTTCACGCTGGAACATAACGCCATCTGCGATCGGCTGAAGCAGGAGTATCCAGAGTGGGGGGATGACGACCTGTTTGAGCATGCGCGTCTTATCAACGCGGCAATTATCGCTAAAATTCATACCGTCGAATGGACGACAGCAATCCTGGGACACCCCGTCTTGCAGATTGCCATGCGTTCCAACTGGTGGGGACTGGCCGGAGAACATATCAAAAATCTGTTCGGCAGATTGAGCGGAAGCGAACTGATCAGCGGGATACCGGGCTCTGAGACCGATCACTTTGGAGTGCCTTATTCGCTGACCGAAGAATTTGTAGCGGTGTATCGAATGCACCCATTGATTCCTGATGACATTACGTTCTGGTCGCGGGAGACGGGCGATGTCCTGCAAAAACTCAACTTCCAGCAGATTGCCGGTAATGACGCACAGAATATCTGCGACAGCGTTCACATCGAGGACCTACTGTATTCGTTCGGGTTGATGAATCCCGGTGCGGTCGTGCTGCATAACTATCCAAAGACGCTGCAGCACTTTGTAAGGCCGGACGGCATTCTGATGGACCTTGCGGCGCACGATATTATGCGCTGCCGCGAGTTGGGAGTTCCACGGTATACGAAGTTCCGCAAGCTGCTGAACCTCCGGCCAGTAACGACGTTTGAGGAGTTGACTCCAAATGTGGAGTGGCGCGAAGAGATACGACGCGTCTACAACAACGATATCGACTCGGTGGATTTGATCGTGGGTCTGTTCGCGGAGAAGCCGCCCGAAGGCTTCGGCTTCAGCGATACTGCCTTCCGCATCTTCATCCTGATGGCGTCGCGGCGGCTCAACAGCGATCGCTTCTTCACCACCGACTTTACCGAAGATGTTTACAGCAAGGCCGGGATGGATTGGATCAGGGACAGCACGCTTTCTACGGTGTTGCTGCGGCATTATCCGTCGCTCGCACCAGCACTGGAAGGGGTAGAAAACGGGTTTGCTCCATGGAAGGCTAAAGGCGCGCAAACCTAA
- a CDS encoding arginine repressor gives MKQQRHTVIRELLVTASVANQDELRKKLAGRGFHVTQATLSRDIHELRLSKGPAGYSLPGGEDAAEDALPGIRDILHSFGLEVRPAANLLVLVTTTGGAQPVAAGIDYEDWPEVVGTIAGDDTILIICPDEQQAKALKTRIEGYIG, from the coding sequence ATGAAACAACAGCGTCATACCGTAATTCGAGAGTTGCTGGTAACGGCCTCCGTTGCCAATCAGGATGAGTTGCGGAAAAAACTTGCGGGTCGAGGCTTCCATGTCACTCAGGCCACCCTCTCACGGGACATCCATGAGCTCCGGCTCTCCAAGGGGCCTGCCGGCTATTCCCTTCCCGGCGGAGAGGACGCAGCCGAAGACGCGCTGCCGGGTATCCGCGATATCCTTCACAGCTTCGGCCTTGAAGTGCGTCCGGCAGCAAACCTTCTTGTTCTGGTTACAACGACCGGCGGCGCTCAGCCAGTCGCTGCCGGAATCGATTACGAAGACTGGCCGGAGGTCGTCGGCACCATCGCCGGAGACGACACCATTCTCATCATCTGCCCTGACGAACAACAGGCAAAGGCACTAAAAACGCGAATTGAAGGTTACATTGGCTAA
- a CDS encoding TetR/AcrR family transcriptional regulator, with protein MKKTEEELAACEKYQRILDAAVEVIAERGYFKSPVSEIAKRAGVADGTVYLYFKSKDDVLRTAIDRRFETFYQQIADAFVTIAGPREQLEYIAQVHLESYQVNRSMAVLLQTEMRQSAKFIAEFSHRHLARYIQTVREVVRRGQDMGIFRSDLSDGVVAHCMFGTIDELVSSAIFTGRIYDAKATAAQVMDVLLNGITATKA; from the coding sequence TTGAAGAAGACGGAAGAAGAGCTGGCAGCCTGTGAAAAGTATCAGCGTATCCTCGATGCGGCTGTGGAGGTAATCGCCGAGCGGGGATACTTCAAATCGCCTGTAAGCGAGATTGCGAAGCGCGCCGGGGTGGCGGACGGGACGGTTTATCTCTACTTCAAGAGCAAGGACGATGTCCTGCGAACGGCGATCGACCGAAGATTCGAGACGTTCTATCAGCAGATCGCAGATGCATTTGTGACCATCGCAGGCCCGCGAGAGCAGCTCGAGTACATTGCACAGGTACATCTGGAGAGCTATCAGGTGAACCGGAGCATGGCCGTACTGCTGCAGACAGAGATGCGGCAGAGCGCAAAGTTCATTGCGGAGTTCTCGCACCGCCATCTGGCAAGGTACATCCAGACGGTTCGCGAGGTGGTTCGGCGAGGACAGGATATGGGCATCTTTCGGAGCGATCTCTCCGACGGCGTGGTAGCGCACTGTATGTTCGGCACGATTGACGAGCTGGTAAGCTCGGCGATCTTTACCGGGCGAATCTATGACGCCAAGGCTACGGCGGCGCAGGTGATGGATGTGCTGCTGAATGGGATTACCGCGACGAAGGCTTAA
- a CDS encoding glutamate synthase-related protein — MDRFFTNTLNPAALTPAPLSAQSPLRVSPRIPSSLIDEKFEHDSCGVGFVAAVDAVPTHKILEQALTALGRLAHRGATAADGKSSDGVGVLTAVPRTLLLRATNIELDDQQALGVGMLLLPLEETRAEALLERCLLSHDFKVLCWRDVPICTEWLGEEALGTMPKIRQMLVVDAANAEAGTMERRLYLARKQFERSHERGDVTGYICSLSSQTITYKAMVAGSFLANFFPDLASEEFVTPFAVFHQRYATNTLPTWHRAQPGRKLGHNGEINTIWGNRARMTARDSTLPVECKPVLTEGGTDSTSLDEAIELLSQNGRTLAEAVRMLLPPASEGHEKSSFLRYHIDCAEPWDGPAALAFSDGKVVGAALDRNGLRPCRFAVTKDGLVVAGSEIGLVDLDPEVVVHSGRLGPGEMFLVDLEAHKVYENEELLQIFDAGATYAKLVEDTPLNPVPFHPIEAATLSATHRGFGYTREDVKMILQPMAAEGKDPVWSMGDDTPLAFLARSPRPLYAYFRQRFAQVTNPAIDPLREACVVSLHTRLGPWAHLLDKNSPLPGLSLASPFISLGQVEALRKREYPHAAELNFAELQCVFKPESTLLQGLDDICMQAIQLVRNGARILLLSDRSASPERLPVPMAMATGAVHQALVGAGLRTLAGIAVEAGDCRDIHHAAVLIGYGAGVVCPWLALETALSVAPAGTDAEAYERKMLKALDAGLAKVMSKMGISVVHSYRGGHLFDILGLHSSVVDRCFVDTPAPLSGIGFAEVERQLRQTWLVDEGVAATADLPDYGWVRFRKANVSEPHAWQPPNVKALQSVVGTARNVPQPTDPAGAFAIFTQEVLEHDPAVLRDLLKIRPSAAELPLSSVESPSSLCKRFIASAMSLGSLSPEAHQTITAGMNMLGARSNTGEGGEDRAVYKLNSVDGGRIHQDEELILQARSRSGGGAAAVAEPVVEAPAVHTSLNNKIKQIASGRFGVTAEYLAHAEEIEIKVAQGAKPGEGGQLPGHKVSGMIARLRHAQPGVPLISPPPHHDIYSIEDLAQLIYDLKRVNPKAAVGVKLVSGCGVGTVAAGVAKAYADFIVIAGNVGGTGAAALSSIKYAGNPWELGLAEAQQVLMQNGMRGRVRLRTDGGLATAHDILIAALLGADEYAFGTAVLVVLGCDMARQCHLNTCPTGIATQKPELRAKFRGKPEHVVRFFEQLSADLQQLLAKYGFASLDEAIGRTDLLEQVRFDGNLDLQPMLAKVSEGASRWMGGRNDQPTVGLPLDEAWVAPALEAVEQGKPYVVESKIANCDRAIGSRLAGELVLRRAQADLPSDVTFNLNGTAGQSFGAFAVDGMKLVLDGQANDFVGKGLSGGEIVIRACGLAAKDSGQHVILGNVALYGATSGKLFAAGRAGERFAVRNSGAIAVVEGVGDHGCEYMTGGVVAVLGRVGMNFGAGMTGGLAWVYDADGSFVSGQRYHPEFISAEGFNSVDQESQEALKAMIVAHAEESSSGLAKAMLADWPKQAAAFVRLTPVPQA; from the coding sequence ATGGACCGGTTTTTTACAAATACGTTAAACCCCGCTGCCCTGACCCCTGCCCCCTTGTCTGCCCAGAGCCCCCTGCGCGTCTCTCCGCGCATTCCTTCCTCCTTGATTGATGAAAAATTTGAGCATGACTCCTGCGGCGTCGGCTTTGTCGCTGCCGTGGATGCCGTGCCGACGCATAAGATTCTTGAGCAGGCTTTGACCGCTCTTGGCCGCCTGGCGCACCGTGGTGCGACCGCTGCCGATGGAAAGAGCAGCGATGGCGTGGGCGTGTTGACCGCTGTCCCGCGCACCTTACTGCTGCGCGCTACCAATATTGAGTTGGATGACCAGCAGGCGCTGGGTGTGGGCATGCTGCTGCTGCCGCTCGAAGAGACGCGGGCAGAGGCGCTGCTCGAGCGCTGTCTGCTCTCACACGACTTTAAGGTGCTTTGTTGGCGCGACGTTCCTATCTGTACGGAGTGGCTTGGAGAAGAGGCCCTTGGAACGATGCCGAAGATTCGGCAGATGTTGGTGGTGGATGCGGCCAACGCCGAAGCGGGAACCATGGAGCGGAGACTCTATCTGGCCCGGAAGCAATTTGAGCGGTCGCACGAACGTGGGGATGTGACCGGCTATATCTGTTCTCTGTCGTCGCAGACGATTACCTATAAAGCAATGGTGGCCGGAAGCTTTCTGGCGAACTTCTTCCCCGACCTGGCGTCGGAGGAGTTTGTCACGCCGTTCGCGGTCTTCCATCAGCGGTATGCCACCAACACATTGCCGACTTGGCATCGTGCGCAGCCCGGCCGCAAGCTAGGCCACAACGGTGAGATCAACACCATTTGGGGAAATCGTGCGCGTATGACGGCCCGCGATTCCACGCTGCCGGTAGAGTGCAAGCCTGTGCTGACCGAGGGCGGCACGGACTCGACCAGCCTCGATGAGGCGATTGAACTGCTCTCGCAGAATGGCAGAACGCTGGCCGAGGCGGTTCGCATGCTCCTCCCGCCTGCGTCCGAGGGTCACGAAAAGTCTTCGTTCCTGCGTTACCACATCGATTGCGCTGAACCGTGGGATGGCCCGGCAGCACTGGCCTTCAGCGACGGCAAAGTTGTTGGCGCTGCATTGGACCGCAACGGTCTTCGCCCCTGCCGTTTTGCCGTGACCAAGGATGGTTTGGTGGTTGCAGGCTCGGAGATCGGTCTGGTCGATCTCGATCCGGAAGTGGTAGTGCATAGCGGACGTCTTGGACCGGGTGAGATGTTCCTTGTCGATCTCGAGGCCCATAAGGTCTACGAGAACGAGGAGCTGTTGCAGATCTTCGATGCCGGAGCGACCTACGCCAAGCTTGTAGAAGATACTCCGCTGAACCCTGTCCCCTTCCATCCGATTGAGGCAGCGACCCTCTCGGCGACGCATCGTGGATTTGGCTACACACGCGAAGACGTGAAGATGATTCTGCAGCCGATGGCAGCCGAGGGCAAGGACCCGGTCTGGTCGATGGGCGACGACACTCCGCTGGCTTTTCTGGCGCGTTCGCCACGGCCTTTGTACGCCTACTTCCGGCAGCGGTTTGCGCAGGTGACCAACCCCGCGATCGATCCTCTGCGCGAGGCCTGCGTGGTTTCGCTGCATACGCGCCTCGGTCCATGGGCCCATCTGCTCGACAAGAATTCGCCGCTGCCCGGGCTCTCGTTAGCGTCGCCTTTTATCTCTCTGGGGCAAGTTGAGGCTCTGCGGAAGCGCGAATATCCTCATGCGGCAGAGCTGAACTTTGCTGAACTGCAGTGCGTCTTCAAGCCGGAGAGCACCCTGCTTCAAGGACTCGATGACATCTGCATGCAGGCCATTCAACTGGTCCGCAACGGCGCGCGCATCCTCTTGCTCTCCGACCGCTCGGCGAGTCCGGAGCGGCTGCCGGTTCCGATGGCGATGGCCACCGGAGCGGTGCATCAGGCATTGGTTGGCGCTGGTCTGCGGACGCTGGCCGGAATCGCCGTTGAAGCCGGCGATTGCCGCGATATTCATCACGCAGCAGTCCTGATCGGCTATGGCGCTGGCGTGGTTTGCCCGTGGCTTGCCCTTGAGACTGCTTTGAGCGTGGCACCTGCGGGAACGGATGCAGAGGCGTACGAGCGCAAGATGCTGAAGGCGCTTGATGCCGGTCTGGCGAAGGTGATGTCGAAGATGGGCATCTCGGTCGTTCACAGCTATCGCGGCGGACATCTGTTCGATATCCTCGGCCTGCACTCCAGCGTGGTCGATCGCTGCTTTGTCGACACTCCCGCGCCTCTTTCGGGCATCGGGTTTGCGGAGGTGGAGCGTCAGCTTCGGCAGACGTGGCTGGTGGATGAAGGAGTTGCTGCTACCGCAGACCTGCCGGACTATGGCTGGGTGCGCTTCCGCAAGGCCAACGTCTCTGAGCCTCATGCCTGGCAGCCACCCAACGTCAAGGCGTTGCAGTCTGTAGTTGGCACGGCGCGCAATGTTCCGCAGCCGACCGATCCGGCGGGCGCGTTTGCCATCTTTACCCAGGAAGTTCTGGAACACGATCCGGCTGTCCTGCGCGATCTGTTGAAGATTCGCCCATCGGCCGCTGAGCTACCTTTGAGCAGTGTTGAATCGCCGTCGAGCCTGTGCAAGCGGTTCATCGCCAGCGCAATGTCCCTCGGCTCGTTGAGCCCGGAGGCGCACCAGACCATCACTGCCGGTATGAACATGCTCGGCGCACGCTCGAACACTGGTGAAGGCGGTGAAGACCGAGCGGTTTACAAGCTTAACTCCGTCGACGGCGGCAGGATCCATCAGGACGAGGAGCTGATCCTACAGGCGCGGTCGCGTTCCGGCGGTGGCGCTGCTGCAGTGGCAGAGCCTGTCGTCGAAGCTCCGGCTGTGCATACTTCGCTGAACAACAAGATCAAGCAGATTGCCTCCGGACGTTTCGGCGTGACGGCTGAGTATCTGGCGCACGCGGAAGAGATCGAGATCAAGGTGGCGCAGGGTGCGAAGCCCGGTGAGGGCGGACAGTTGCCCGGCCACAAGGTAAGCGGGATGATTGCGCGTCTTCGCCATGCTCAGCCCGGCGTTCCGCTGATCTCGCCTCCGCCGCATCACGACATCTACTCCATCGAGGACCTCGCACAGCTTATCTACGATCTGAAGCGCGTGAACCCGAAGGCTGCGGTGGGCGTCAAGCTGGTCTCCGGCTGCGGCGTCGGCACAGTTGCTGCCGGTGTCGCCAAGGCGTATGCAGATTTCATCGTCATCGCTGGCAATGTCGGTGGAACCGGTGCAGCGGCTTTGTCGAGCATCAAGTATGCAGGCAATCCATGGGAGCTTGGACTGGCCGAGGCGCAGCAGGTGCTGATGCAGAATGGTATGCGTGGGCGCGTTCGTCTGCGTACCGATGGTGGTCTGGCGACTGCCCACGACATTCTGATTGCGGCTCTGCTCGGCGCGGATGAGTATGCGTTCGGTACAGCGGTACTGGTAGTTCTGGGTTGCGATATGGCCCGTCAATGCCACCTGAACACCTGTCCCACGGGCATTGCGACGCAGAAGCCGGAGTTGCGGGCGAAGTTCCGCGGCAAGCCGGAGCATGTGGTTCGGTTCTTCGAGCAACTTTCGGCTGACTTGCAGCAGTTGCTGGCGAAGTATGGCTTCGCTTCGCTCGACGAAGCGATTGGTCGTACGGACCTGCTGGAGCAGGTCAGGTTCGACGGCAACCTCGACCTTCAGCCGATGCTGGCGAAGGTCTCGGAAGGTGCAAGCCGGTGGATGGGTGGTCGCAACGACCAGCCAACGGTTGGTTTGCCGCTGGATGAGGCATGGGTCGCTCCTGCGCTCGAGGCTGTTGAGCAGGGCAAGCCCTACGTCGTTGAGTCCAAGATTGCTAACTGCGACCGCGCTATCGGTTCCCGTCTTGCCGGAGAGTTGGTTCTGCGGCGCGCTCAGGCTGATCTCCCCTCGGATGTGACCTTCAATCTGAATGGCACGGCGGGACAATCTTTCGGTGCCTTTGCGGTCGATGGCATGAAGCTGGTGCTCGATGGACAGGCCAACGACTTTGTTGGCAAGGGACTATCCGGTGGCGAGATCGTGATCCGCGCCTGTGGTCTGGCGGCGAAGGACAGCGGGCAGCATGTCATCCTGGGCAATGTGGCCTTGTATGGCGCTACGTCCGGGAAGCTGTTTGCCGCAGGCCGGGCGGGAGAGCGATTCGCCGTTCGTAACTCTGGCGCAATAGCCGTTGTTGAAGGTGTTGGCGACCACGGTTGCGAGTACATGACCGGTGGCGTTGTGGCCGTTCTGGGCCGGGTCGGCATGAACTTCGGAGCCGGTATGACCGGCGGTTTGGCGTGGGTCTACGATGCCGACGGTTCGTTCGTGTCGGGTCAGCGATACCACCCTGAGTTCATCTCCGCAGAGGGATTCAACTCAGTCGATCAGGAGTCGCAGGAAGCCTTGAAGGCGATGATCGTGGCTCATGCGGAGGAATCTTCCAGCGGATTGGCAAAGGCCATGTTGGCGGACTGGCCGAAGCAGGCTGCGGCATTCGTTCGGTTGACTCCGGTTCCGCAGGCGTAA